The DNA window aataaagatgcagtaggggatggagaaggacatggaaacaaattgacaagtgtgattcatttttgcagagagaatgtgcaggactccgCGCCGGTCATATTTTATACCGCTTTGTGGTgcatctagttattattattattattattattattattattattattattattattaataatagtgtttttattattatcattattatacgGACTATTAATTAATTTTGAATGCATTTGACCGCCATTCCTTCCTTAGCTGTCCATGGAAACTATTGTTATAGACTATTAACTAATGTTTGCATCTGACTTATATTCCTTCTTCAGCTGTCCAAGGAATCACTCCCACTGTATTCTCTAGTGAAGGAGGAACAGCTACTCTGCCCTGTGGGAATGTGGCTTGCCCTTTATGCACCTGTATCACATGGATTAACAGCAGCTTTACTACCAGCACAGAGGAGGTGGTGACCTGTGGAGAGCCAAAGTCTAAGAGACTGATCCTGCACTCCAGTGCTCTCCACATTACTAATGTCACCCATGATGATGCTGGAACTTATCACTGTCGGCAGTACCTGAGTCAGGAGAGTTcatcatctgaggatgctcAAGTTATCCTGGCTGTTCTTAATAGTAGGTGCATTTTTCTGGCATTCACAGGCACATGTGTCACTATAGCcgctttcagacagacgtgtatttacGCAATGTTCACGGACATTTTACGGTAGTCTTTTTttcgttgtgctgtctgaatgcatatgtccACATATCTACTatcggaacttttcctgctgccgacctagtcatgtttccgtaatgttgccgccacagctgctatgtgaatgcaatcgcggaaaaaatctgcacttgtcattgatgatcaagggaagtattacgtgtatttaaagtgcccgatatcactgaacagttagcctacatctctctaacacgctgcagatctgtttcgacctcactctgaccgtcactatggtctaaaaagggatggtcacggtcatccctcggtttcacagatccatagttaccttCGTAACCtacggtaatgcagcaaggctactcccggtgtgaaaactacactcgcatgcacagctgtcagagcggccgcatttattaggcatcattatctgcccagcgaactaaagcccaattgacggaaattctacattagatgtgaacaacaggtggccggATACATTGCGCATATAGGcctatgcttcatgtctgaatgtccgctaccgtcagaaatgcagtaagcaattatcgcaaaatgtgcgcaaaacctgtctgaaaacgtcTTATTTGAACAGGACTACCACATGCCATAGCTGACAAATAGGCTTGGCAAAATTGTTACTGTCTGTAAGATCACAAGCACTAACCTCAATAGCattgggcatgtgcatgaggcCAGATCCACACTGAGAGCAATGGCCATTTTATCAAACATTAACCCTCTCTACTCAGAGTTTTGCTGCCTGCTATCAGGGAGGAGATATAATAGTGGGACAGGTCTAACATACCTAAGATCCTTTGTCACATCAGCTGTTGGATTTCTTAATGGTTAACTTGTATTGGTTCCTCATTGCACATGTTTATATTCACACTGGAAAACATTTACAATGTTCTACACGTGTATACATTTTGAATATGTGCATTATGTCCTTATCTATTATCTCATGACAATAAAGACTATCCAATCCGATCCAATTCAATCCAGTATTATCCTTTGCTTTAGCcaggaaaatccagaccctggtaatatagaaagattaagggtctggccatgaataatgtaatgctccaactcgaggggcagcatgaagcatgcatttgaaaaattcactgcacacaattggataacattacgaccaatgtttactctgtcTGATTACAGACTTTtacacatttggataacactacgatcaatgtttactgacttccaacattgcagcgctgtcgtcatcagtttagctcgcctctggcccgcctatatcagatgcGCCAATTTAATTGGTTCCTCACGATGCAAGAAGTAAAAGTAACGCACAATGCGCTCATTGCCAGAGTGTCTCACAGAGACTATTCTTATTGTGCTGTCGTGAGAAcactggatttccagggtacccTTGCTTAGCGAGGGCAGTCATATTGGGACAGAAGTCTCTTTCTAAGAACATTTCTGAAGAGGGAATAAAGTAAGCATGTTGTCATCTGATGATGTCATTTCTCCTGCAGTCTCTGCTTCCCCCAGACTGGTTGAGACTGAGGCAGGAAGTCACGTGACTCTCTGCTGCACCCTGAAACCCTTTGATTGGTGTCATTCAGAAGCTCAGAATTACAGATTTAATCTAAGTTTGCTGGATGAACAAGGGAACGAGCTGAAGAACAACAAGGATGTCAAAAACAAATGTATCATCCATCATGGGATATCTGTGGAGCTCAGAGACCCAAACACCACTCACCATCAGAGGACATGGACATGCCAGGTGACTGATGGAGGGCAGGTGCAAACCTCTAACTACACCATCATAGTGAAAGGTCAGTGATAATGACACACTTTTCTGTCATTTATAAACAAGATAAAAGAGATAGACTAAAGGATTCCAGTAATGCTAGTCTTACGTATGTCATTCACTCTCTATAGTGTCTTGTGTCATTCACTCTCTATAGTGTCTTGAATCATTCACTCTCTATAGTGTTTTGTGTCATTCAGTCTCTAAAGTTGTAAACATTGATACAGTAATGTCCCGTTTATTAGCCATATTCTGTATAACCTGCAGGATAGTATTTTATGgaaattgaaaaacaaaaaatctaATACAAATGTATTATCCACACTCGcagggatgggcagtatttcaaatacaaaatactaaTTTTgcaatttgtattttattgagaTAATGAAAATGcctttgtattttcaaaatactgtaaaatactTTGTGAGATGCTGTGATGacatctatctaactatctactgtatatacactaCACTTTATTGCCataagtattgggtcacttgccttgactcacatatgaacttaggTGACCCattgggtttaatatgatgtcagtccactctttgcagctaacagcttcaactctccTGGGAAGGTTTAGGAGAGtagatgggttttttttgtacCATTCTTCAACAacagcatttgtgaggtcacacactgatgttggactggctctcagtctctgctctaatctctgcccaaaggtgttctattgggttaagGTACTGCACTCTGtggaggccagtcaagttcatccacacaaaaCTCTGTCTTTACAGACCTTGTGTTGTGCACTGGTGCTCAGTCATGTTGGACTCTTGGttgatgctgaagcattcagagttactttcactggaactaaggggccaagccaagctattccaacatgactgtgcagcaAGTGTGGTATAACAGATGCCAGCTTGCTTAGCTGTACGTGTGGAATgttggtaaacctcactccccgacacctcaagagcgctgctggcatgttagctagtagcctgggctttaaccctcatgttgtcctcaaatcttaccgacgttcattatccttggggtcaatttgaccccagctaacaaaactctcaaaaaatgattgaaattattttttttacccagtttttttgtggtaggtacttaacaagagtgtaataaccaccatcaaaagccctacaaaacaatcccaccccccacacccctttatgaaccctggaaccctggctggcaatatggccaatccagtgtcaacagcccaaaggctgagtttttagactttttcagacctgccaaaataacttatatgtaatatgtacttattcatgtaataatgataataagtacatgttctcatactattacaataataatattcatattgtgtcaaatattcatttacctcatgtttcataaaaatggggtcaaattgacctcaagaacaccaacgtaactatttttttacAGGAGATTGGAAACATATGTTTGAGccaatttcatgtttactctgttgtacccttcaaatgaggaaaagtcatgaaactcgaagcaaaacaaaaaaagtgaaccatatattttatgatgttaaacattgcttggggtcaaattgaccccaaggacaacatgatGGTTAaactggattgttagcgcgctcgacttcCGATCCGTGGTGCTGCTGTTTTGCGGGTtcgtgtgtgggcgtgtgcagggctgaaccgcaGTGGTTCAACACGACGCAGGTTACAGTAGCACGAGATCTCTGTCTGTGGCACCTTCGCATAGTCAAGCCCCTGTGATGCCACTCTCGGCATATTGcactcacaacacaaaacatgcGGTGTATTTTTTAGAGGACCAAAGAAAGAACTTGCCATCCTTGGACCAGTAACCCTCATCAAAAACCTTTTTTGTAAGGTTCAATACCATCATCAGGCCCCATGGGTGTTGTCTGAATGCAACACTGTTTGAGAAGTTAGTTGTGCTTAAAGGCATCAACTGAGGAGACACCACTAGCTTACAAAAGGACAGCACAAAGACTTGAGTTCACAAGCTTATATCGCAACACTTAAGTTTGcaattttcctttcttttttctgttttacagTTTTAATGTgacaacctgtttttttttatttttacggGGTTTTTTTATATTGATAGAGGTTTTACACTGTGATGAAACTCACCATATCTAATCTGTTGACTGATTATGGAAGGGGTCTCTTGCTTTCAGCTGTTTTTCCAGATagtgttagcctagaaatctagacgcaccctagcgggcaaaaatatttttgcctagcgggatggtctagggtcgcaccgttgaggccaagcctgcgctaggctcgaggccagcctagccaatcagaacgctctatctgtgtacactgtaaaaaatttactgtaaaatttacagtaacttactggcaacaattggccagtaagttactgtgaataccttttacagtaaaggtactgtatttccatttacagtatttatatattcactgtaaaacgaaaaacaattaaatactgtgatttcagtcgtatttacagtaacttactggccaattgttgccagtaagttactgtgaaaaccttttacagtaaaggtgctgtatttccatttacagtaacttactggccaattgttgccagtaagttactgtgaataccttttacagttaaggcactgtatttccatttacagtaacttactggccaattgttgccagtaagttactgtgaaaaccttttacagtaaaggtactgtatttccatttacggtaacttactggccaattgttgccagtaagttactgtgaatactttttacagtaaaggtcccgcattttcatttacagtattttatgtattcactgtaaagtgaaaaacaattgattttaaataaagattttttttttttttagttgtatttacagtattggttGTTTTCCTGTAGAAGCTAGGTCAGTTAAATactgtgaattcaattgaacttattagcaatcattaatagaataactcatattccaaaatatttcagttaactgcagacaataaaacaattttaacttttgttatttatttaagacatttcaaatgtatgactgaagtggatgttgacagacaacagtagacatggtttgaattcaaccacaaccttatctgatttgacacagataagggggttaaaagcgcagtgtgtgtaagtgcagtatggcaactggcgagtctatgtaatgtagtataaggagttgtgtgtgtacaggatgcggagtaaagaaactcatccccagtctgttttgtgggtgttccctcagtctgccacgtgggaacagagacgtctgcttgacctcagtggtttaaacagtccgtggtcagagcgtgaaatgtcttttgaaatacttttgggccgttgttgtactcttctggtataggtatcctgcagggtagggagaggtgctctgatggtacctttcgcagtaaatgtcaagtgtctgaaaaagagaaagaaagcatacattacaattgaccccgttcatgaatatacagtaattaatgcaaactactccagttgtgtgacaaataaaagcaaacccacactagtcaggtgcaatagatagaagtaatgcagatgtgtacaatacaccaccatagcaaagtttgggagttcactttgatatgtccagtgtttttttttttttaaggggacattttgaagtgaccctacacttctgaacagaagtatgtctatgtgatatcatacctaatctcataattgcctgcggcaactctgccttcatgcgtacaccacttttctgatgcctaacatactgtaggccatctcccatctgacttgcaatagcagcctctggctccaggctgggacttctggatggctcctaaaaagaataaacagcaattgccatacaaaacaaatcgtagctttaaaaaataagcaaggcaatcagatttagaaatagaaatgataattaccttgccatgaggcacccttgccacccttgtcaccatctatgttacttcttgatatcagtttatttatgaacataaataaaacacaaacacttacaccatgttgagggcagcagccatggctaacagacatcatcagggtagtgccatcaggtagtgccatcagggtagaccgacttcgccctggacagttgttgacagttgagcccacaaagtcataacagacacatgaaaggaggggataaactaaacagttacagacacaaatacagtacatgcacacatattaaatgctatatgcgtgtgtctctatttggtgagtgaactcacttgcaggcttggaacttcttccttatggaagtgacacacatttggaacattccaaaatgcacaaagcctaagtgtctctgacacagcgttctcagggcagcagtcctcacaccacctactaacagagggaacagaaagaggcttacattaattaatacattgcaaaacacacagaacatgaaaagaccatcactgaagcactactacactcacatacatcttaaataaacacatgcctcaatgtaagtcaccaaacattgggcaaataaaggctataaaaatgaataccatttagccaaacactacccttcacaaactaaagatccctttacttatcggcatgatatttctggtaattgaaattccccaaatgctcccctttcacatccactatatgacggatctatgagcatgactatgcaaaactacagttcctaaattaggggtgagataacttacacatcagcctacttcattcatttgttttactggtcctctttccagttatagcaacactacatattatgcatcaacactacatgtattaagtttaatgttaactacccatgccccatggagttcgcaaagtaatgttactaaatagctgctaacgttaacaactttcacctgtgtctgtctgctagctaacttcagccttcagcctgcatggtaacagccactttaagctaagctacttgcgtctgatatttcattcaaactaaaactctacattcataacgacatatcagactgaattattgctagatatgatattgactatcattcgaaaaatcccacatgatggttaagttagttactggaaaagttaacattaacagctaacatcgctaacgctagcgacgttagctcgctagttctaGCTATCGATATGTTGTATGCTGATTCTAACATgacaataatggctttggttaacatttcattgtgaaaacaatacatttctaataaattcccgttttcaattggcatacaaaagtactgtaattcttaccttgaatatgatgtttgtacagagttgaagattgcagtcagattcatggttgaaaagtgacggttgaagtgaagtcactctggctggagttgaaaagtcaggggtgggggatgggaattactgcgtgtgcgcatgcgcttatCAAGAGGCGAAGCGATaagtgatttgtttacagtagtgttttgactactgtaatttctacggtaacacttactactgtaattgtagtttacagtagaggtaccgcatttccatttacagtattttatgtattcactgtgaaatgaaaaccaattaaatactgtgatttcagtagttttacagtaacttactgcccaattgttgccagcaagttactgtgaatactttttacagtaaaggtaccgcatttccatttacagtattttatgcattcactgtaaaatgaaaaccaattaaatactgtgatttcagtagtatttacagtaacttactggccaattgttgaaaagaaaaaatacagtagtttactttactatttacagtactatagtggctatactgtgtttgttttacagtagtgctttgactactgtaatgtctacagtaacacttggactactgtaattgtaggggcgttactgtaaattttacaacattctactgtaaaaagcatatacagtagtgctactgtgaaatttcctgtaaataactgtgaatttcacagccattttttacagtgtacggattccttgagcccgccttagctcaccttcggctggggctggaccatgcgtcctcgttcgacgagttgggtttgagaccgtatcgcacaaccatagagaaaaacaaaagatggatgaggctaacgaagcacactcgtttgaatcggctttggaagagttagacttgggcttttctttgaagtttgagcagaaagaagcactcaagtcatttgttttaaagaaggatgtatttgccgttttgccgaccggctacgattggtcacaaatgctggcctattataCGTGCAGACTCAGAGGCAgtccacaggcttcaactctgtgaatggtccgaacccagactatacatttctgtgtaatttggcttgccaggctcaGATATTGTACAAGTGAAGGGATAAATTAGGCTTTTAGAAAGAAGTATTCtatagtattttgaaaatacaaaaatacagtattttatttttgataCATTTTTTGGCTGCCGTATTTTGTAGCttattttgatatattttttttaaattgtaggTGGGTATTTAgtattttatttggaaatacattttgatgtatttgtgcccatccCTGCACACTCGTGTATCAACTGCAGAGCCCAATATCCCAATTAATCAAAATCAGATTGTGCTTTATTCAtaaagaagaatgaagaaaataaatgcaTTCTCATGTATAACCTGCCCCCTTTATTAACCTCAGTCATATCtgaatcaatgtataaaccttgGTAAATAAGTCAGAAAATTACAATATACTATATATGTTGTATTCATCTTTATGTTATTCACTTTTTCCCACCGTATTTTAATGTAACATAATATAACGATTAATTGATGTATTTTTATGATTGTGTAATATGTATTTGCTTCTCATCACTGCTAATGAAATACAAATGAAgtctttggtaacactttacaataagggtacatgaattctcatgaactaatgcatgaattacgcattagttaatccattaatatatcatgaatcattatgacttaacatgaattcactgattgtcattaatgaattaatacataaataactcatcatcttaagcattaagtacggttggcacatcatcatgaatcatgattaattaagcatgatcatgatgactttttgtcagacaaaatgttggacatcactgtcatggagaaaaaaagaaaagtaattacacatgaattcatgttaactaaatgtcatgaattatcatgagttaattaattaactcatgcattaattatacatgaaaatctcattaataaacatgaattaatagtatgtcattaatgacatcaggtatggacaacgaattcatcttgagcattaggtacagtgggtaaatcattatgaataatgatcaattacacatgatcatggtgatttctaggtttttgaaatgtgctccaaggggtaagtaaactatacattaactcatcatgaactaattaagaccattttcagagaatatcgaagaatccacatcgttcaaatataggcatgtcctcattagctaagcattatcttttcattagttaatcatgtctgtggcccctcaggtaaagtgatgaacaggttgtgctttaaatgcatgaagtttgaagtcatgcaaaaatggtcaatttacattaattaatgatgaattactcatgagttcatcatgtttgtggcccctcacctaaagtggtaaatggacccttctttatcactgacgaaagaagtgattttaaaaataaataaattgttatattacatgaatcaaagattaagtgctcatgagttcatgatgagttaatatatagcttacttaccccttggagcacatttcaaaaacctagaaatcaccatgatcatgtgtatttgatcattattcataatgatttacccactgtacctaatgctcaagatgaatttgttgtccatacctgatgtcattaatgacatactattaattcatgtttattaatgagattttcatgtataattaatgcatgagttaattaattgacatttagttaacattaattcatgtgtaattacttttcttttttctccatgacagtgatgtccaaaattttgtctgacaaaaagtcatcatgatcatgcttaattaatcatgattcatgatgatgtgccaaccgtacttgatgcttaagatgatgatttatttatgtattaattcattaatgacaatcagtgaattcatgtttaagtcataatgattcatgatatattaatggattaactaatgtgtaattcatgcattaattcatgcattagttcatgagaattcatgtacccttattgtaaagtgttaccaagtcTTTTATATGACTGCAGCATCATCATCCTCAGGAGTCAACCCCACTACTCCAGAATCCCCCACTCATCCAAAATCTCAAGAATCCCCCTCTCTTACAGAATCCCCTACTCTTACAGAATTCCCTCACTCAACAGGACCCACACCCTCCATTGGCCCCATTCTGATCGCTGGAGTTGGTGCCTCCATTGGTCTGGTGGCTACATTACTGATGGTGATAATAATTGTGGTGATACGCAAGAGAAAGACAAGTGAGTGGCTCCCAGGCAATGAACGCTATTATTGTTACTATGGTGATCAAATATTCTTCTTGAGAGTTTTATAGTTTGACATTGTCTATATTTTAGATAATGGAAGAGAAGCACAGAACCAATCTGTGAGTtaatattgtttgtttgtttgtttgttcatttattaGAAAGTGATCTAATTTGTGGAAATGTTGACTTCATGTGATATACTATATTTTATCCACAGACTCAAAGCAGGACCAGTATTAATCTCGACACTGTACCACAGGCAAACTCCTCAGCTAAAGTAAGACATTTAATGAATAATCATGGTAGAAGGAAACAagtcttaaaggaacacaccaatTGTTTTAAAAACTAGCTTATTTAACTTTTACCTCAGAGTTAGATAGTGTACAGTAAGTGGGTTACAGCAGTTAGTCTGCAGCTAGCCCAGAGCTAAAAAGAGCTATAGGTTTCCAGTCGATTATGCTATGCTAGGCTAATGATGTAAGACTATGTTATACCACGCACATGGAGGAAAGGTATGTATCCTCCTGTCTAACTCTGGGGTGAACTGAacagcaaatacacacatgctctaATAATAAAATCTGAAGCCAtgattatagcctactgcaaTGGTACATCTGGAAAATATGTTTAGAAATGATGGTGTTAAATCTGAATGTGCCGCAAagagttattgttattattactattactaatTTCCAAATAAAAAGTAATCATTAATTGAATGGCCTTTGCTCTAGATGTAAATGGAATATGTGTCTCTTCCCTTCAGGTGGAAGAAGAAAGTACAGAGCTGCATTACGCAGCCTTTCAGCCCCTCAGCCTGACCAGAGCAGCGCCTACTGCAGTGAGTCTACTCATCACTGGAGTTCATCTCCATGCTAATGATCCTCTGTGTGATATTACatgttcgtttgtttgtttgtttgtttgtttgtttgtttgtttacagaagCAGTCTGATGACAGTGTGACCTACGACACCATCATGCCGTTATCTAATCGTGAGAAAAAGAAGAGCAGTCCAGTGGACCCCTGTGCCATGTATGCCTCCGTCCAGAAGAATTAGTTATTAATAATGAATTAACAgcagaattcacacacacacacacacacacacaaacacacacacacacacacacacacacacacacacatgcacatgcacacacagggtgcctctcaacttctctcctcgatccttgatgctagcagactcgttcccactgatctataacagaCACTGGataaactatcccattgttgccgcctcaTCATTctgtatgtagatcagtgaggatgtggaccgaggaaggaagggaggatggataaaagacgaatgag is part of the Sardina pilchardus chromosome 22, fSarPil1.1, whole genome shotgun sequence genome and encodes:
- the LOC134070598 gene encoding uncharacterized protein LOC134070598 gives rise to the protein MEAQNYRFNLSLLDEQGNELKNNKDVKNKCIIHHGISVELRDPNTTHHQRTWTCQVTDGGQVQTSNYTIIVKEFPHSTGPTPSIGPILIAGVGASIGLVATLLMVIIIVVIRKRKTNNGREAQNQSTQSRTSINLDTVPQANSSAKVEEESTELHYAAFQPLSLTRAAPTAKQSDDSVTYDTIMPLSNREKKKSSPVDPCAMDDAPVSGRGPESVAPLNWDSGLDGW